In Fusarium musae strain F31 chromosome 7, whole genome shotgun sequence, a single window of DNA contains:
- a CDS encoding hypothetical protein (EggNog:ENOG41~BUSCO:EOG09263274), giving the protein MSLSPPIYNLARSFDEADDTSASGTSPAQLNLQRLFEQSISGAPASKKDAQKPAAPGPNSVGAAPKGKPRLLLMGQRRSGKSSISSVVFHKLPPNETLFLESTARIQKDSMASFMDFQVWDFPGQIDVFENPGFDIEAIFSEIGALIWVIDAQDDYLEAVMRLNTTILFLQRTYPNINIEVFIHKVDGLSDDYKLDIQRDITIRIQDELSDHGFENAPVTFHLTSIYNHSIFEAFSKVIQKLIPRLGTLESMLTNLCRTCRFEKAYLFDVLTKIYIATDSATADMASYEICSDYIDVIIDITEVYGTWQRSDEGRRRLEGEPWSAPIDKQIGCNTAESCLVLHDGNKPIMLREVDRYLALVAIMKEDSYDSMPLVNMNVEAVVEGLTEFFNITKPRQQ; this is encoded by the exons ATGTCACTCAGTCCTCCAATTTACAACCTTGCGCGCTCCTTTGATGAGGCAGATGATACATCTGCCAGCGGAACAAGTCCAGCCCAGCTAAATCTTCAACGTCTTTTTGAACAGTCAATTAGCGGAGCTCCAGCATCTAAAAAGGATGCACAAAAACCTGCCGCCCCCGGACCCAATTCTGTTGGCGCTGCTCCTAAGGGGAAGCCGCGTTTATTACTAATGGGTCAACGAAG GAGCGGAAAGTCATCCATCTCGAGTGTAGTCTTCCACAAGCTGCCCCCAAACGAGACTCTATTCCTTGAATCAACGGCTAGAATTCAAAAGGACTCCATGGC GTCATTCATGGATTTCCAAGTCTGGGACTTCCCAGGCCAGATCGACGTCTTTGAGAACCCAGGATTTGATATAGAGGCAATTTTCAGCGAGATTGGAGCCCTCATCTGGGTCATCGACGCTCAGGATGACTACCTCGAAGCAGTCATgcgcctcaacaccacgatCCTTTTTCTTCAGCGAACATACCCCAACATCAATATTGAGGTCTTCATCCACAAGGTTGACGGCCTCTCAGATGACTATAAGCTCGATATTCAGCGCGACATCACTATCCGTATCCAAGACGAGTTGTCGGACCACGGCTTCGAGAACGCCCCCGTCACCTTCCACCTAACCTCCATTTACAACCATTCTATTTTCGAGGCTTTCAGCAAGGTTATCCAGAAGCTCATTCCTCGCCTCGGAACGCTGGAATCCATGCTTACCAACCTCTGCCGCACGTGCCGTTTCGAGAAGGCATACCTCTTTGATGTGCTTACAAAGATTTATATCGCCACTGACAGCGCAACTGCTGATATGGCAAGCTACGAGATCTGCAGTGATTACATTGATGTCATCATTGATATAACTGAGGTCTACGGTACGTGGCAGCGCAGTGACGAAGGACGGCGTCGACTCGAGGGTGAACCTTGGAGCGCACCTATCGATAAACAGATTGGCTGCAACACTGCAGAAAGCTGTCTTGTCCTACACGACGGAAACAAGCCCATCATGCTGCGTGAAGTGGACCGTTACCTGGCCCTTGTTGCTATCATGAAGGAGGATTCATACGATAGCATGCCCCTGGTCAACATGAATGTCGAGGCCGTTGTTGAGGGATTAACcgagttcttcaacatcactaAGCCTCGGCAGCAGTAA
- a CDS encoding hypothetical protein (EggNog:ENOG41): protein MTQRNQLAPFSAAEYQDKAPDGYPVSCPTLDLTATWDPVDKNILVYRPPGQVVSKIHQVGAPGQKAPDAQAVTWRSDGQFLAVGWSDGFVRLMGLENNKAAHHIKVGESPGSKITHIGWASSSIAGKSSSAVSQALKDGLGEDSMRNGDGLPLDLPRELTFLEVDTALPKISPLPSSSAGSGEDALVFTLRTGIDFLFQPPKPEEYDQVSVMIIGTSDGQLQLSIYDSFIIGSFQCPQINPSSSQLILHASHPDISTQALLVADKTEEPEEVHLVPIDLPFISSHPINLSLLASKLTTLQKLLRYLKQAQLHMQVEWRNTRELPTRFLRSIEGDLENLETGPRSIVPALYHLAVTGHAFEPVREWLVESLAERGHKRWDKAVVSGLEGLRNLVHENFLPALDRCAIILSRLRGLAQFHDTRDDIGFTLQQTSRLMDIVQCLQLIGHKVLINVMDELDSFTAFSAWLRFQIDWLASSSSASEELTEKEATMDIAKVLSYIENYLIDSPLRLFFDEMTREDYEADWAHIEGGPTLLHVLDQALGKWENGQPSMKALPRVEFLVSYATAWANRTFKGIAEAKKRSVRLGNPIRLSAGRVVSHRDMRMSKSKNKVLEILCVTHLCTDFESGNKCGYCLGI, encoded by the exons ATGACGCAGCGAAACCAACTTGCGCCCTTCAGCGCGGCTGAGTATCAAGACAAGGCACCCGATGGCTACCCTGTCAGCTGCCCGACTCTAGATCTCACAGCAACCTGGGACCCAGTAGACAAGAATATACTTGTGTATAGACCTCCTGGTCAAGTCGTTTCCAAAATTCACCAAGTTGGTGCGCCTGGCCAAAAAGCACCAGACGCGCAGGCAGTTACTTGGAGGTCTGATG GCCAATTCCTTGCAGTCGGGTGGAGTGACGGCTTTGTGCGATTAATGGGGCTCGAGAACAACAAGGCAGCTCATCATATCAAAGTTGGCGAATCTCCAGGGAGCAAGATCACGCACATTGGATGGGCGAGTAGCAGTATTGCTGGGAAGAGCTCCAGCGCCGTATCTCAAGCTCTGAAGGATGGCCTCGGTGAAGATTCAATGCGCAATGGAGATGGGCTTCCGCTGGATCTTCCTCGTGAACTGACTTTCCTCGAGGTTGACACAGCATTACCCAAGATCAGCCCTCTTCCCAGCAGTAGTGCCGGCTCAGG AGAAGATGCTTTGGTTTTCACGCTGAGAACTGGTATAGACTTCCTCTTCCAGCCCCCAAAGCCAGAGGAGTATGACCAAGTCAGCGTTATGATCATCGGGACCAGCGATGGTCAACTCCAGCTGAGCATATACGATTCGTTCATCATTGGCAGCTTTCAATGCCCTCAGATCAACCCATCAAGCTCGCAGCTAATTCTTCATGCATCACACCCAGATATATCAACCCAGGCTTTACTGGTTGCAGACAAAAcagaagagccagaagaagTGCACCTGGTGCCTATCGACCTtcccttcatctcatcccacCCTATCAACCTTTCTCTGCTCGCCTCCAAGCTAACCACTCTTCAAAAGCTATTGAGATATCTGAAGCAAGCACAACTTCATATGCAGGTCGAATGGCGAAACACGCGCGAGCTTCCCACAAGATTTCTGCGAAGTATTGAAGGCGATCTCGAAAATCTCGAGACTGGGCCACGAAGTATTGTCCCTGCTCTATACCATTTGGCCGTGACAGGTCACGCCTTCGAGCCTGTACGCGAGTGGTTGGTAGAAAGTCTGGCAGAACGA GGCCATAAACGATGGGATAAAGCAGTAGTCTCCGGCTTGGAGGGCCTCAGAAATTTAGTCCACGAGAACTTCCTCCCAGCTCTTGATCGCTGTGCAATCATCCTAAGCAGGCTGCGAGGCTTGGCTCAATTTCATGACACCCGAGATGACATCGGATTCACTCTCCAGCAAACTAGTCGCTTGATGGACATTGTCCAATGTCTCCAACTCATCGGTCACAAGGTTCTGATCAACGTGATGGACGAACTTGATAGCTTCACCGCGTTCTCAGCATGGCTTCGCTTCCAGATCGACTGGCTTGCCTCTTCTAGCTCCGCGAGCGAGGAACTCACGGAAAAGGAGGCAACCATGGACATTGCGAAGGTTCTGAGTTACATTGAGAATTATCTCATCGATAGCCCGCTTAGGCTATTCTTTGACGAAATGACCAGAGAAGACTATGAAGCAGACTGGGCACATATAGAAGGTGGCCCAACTCTGCTTCATGTCCTTGATCAGGCGTTAGGAAAGTGGGAGAACGGCCAGCCCAGCATGAAAGCTCTTCCCCGTGTCGAATTTCTTGTATCATATGCCACGGCCTGGGCGAATCGCACATTCAAGGGCATTGCAGAGGCAAAGAAGCGTAGCGTTCGACTTGGAAACCCAATTAGACTCTCAGCTGGTCGTGTGGTGTCACATAGAGATATGAGGATGAGCAAATCAAAGAACAAGGTGCTTGAAATTCTTTGTGTGACTCATCTATGTACTGACTTCGAATCAGGAAACAAATGTGGTTACTGCCTTGGCATCTAA
- a CDS encoding hypothetical protein (EggNog:ENOG41~BUSCO:EOG09264V3H) — protein sequence MVVLAASICTRGGKAVLSRQFREMPRSRIEALLASFPKLADSGTQHTTVEQDNVRFVYQPLDELYMVLITNRQSNILQDIDSLHLFAQVVTSTCKSLDEREILKNAYELLSAFDELVTLGYRENLTISQIKTFLDMESHEERIQEIIARNKELEATEERKRKAKQLEMQRKDAARSGRGAMGGMGGMGSSSGMPRSPSYPSYNAPSQSNTSTYDSYEAEKNKSFSKPLAPKAKGMQLGKKSKTTDMFERVRGDMGGEIDDSPLVAPAPVQHAEAAEPRVSSTLDRDAIHVTISEAISAKLSREGAVNSLAISGDLVLRISDPSLTKIKLGLQAVASHGVQFRTHPNVDRNLFNGSKIIQMSNTARGFPVNNAVGVLRWRASPKVDDASACPITFTVWINKEGVKYNITVEYELTGNDALNDVSVVIPYAGSEPVVSSFDASYDVSGDALEWTIGNVDEENPNGSFEFEAESGDENDFFPMTVRFNKSTPYIDVDVRSASLLEEEEEVTFSKEIKSHADNFLVE from the exons ATG GTCGTCCTTGCGGCTTCGATTTGCACCCGTGGAGGGAAAGCTGTCCTCTCGAGACAGTTCCGAGAGATGCCACGATCGCGCATAGAAGCCCTCCTCGCCTCGTTTCCCAAACTTGCCGATAGCGGTACGCAGCACACGACTGTCGAGCAAGATAACGTCCGATTCGTTTACCAGCCCCTCGACGAGCTTTACATGGTTCTCATCACCAATCGACAGTCCAACATTCTCCAGGACATCGACTCCCTGCACCTGTTTGCCCAGGTAGTTACCAGCACATGCAAGAGCCTCGACGAGCGCGAAATCCTCAAGAATGCCTACGAATTACTCAGTGCTTTTGACGAGCTTGTCACTCTCGGCTACCGTGAGAACTTGACCATTAGCCAAATCAAGACCTTCCTTGACATGGAGAGTCATGAGGAGCGCATCCAAGAGATTATCGCAAGG AACAAAGAGTTGGAGGCCACTGAGGAGCGAAAACGAAAGGCGAAACAGCTCGAGATGCAGCGCAAGGATGCAGCCCGCAGTGGTCGAGGAGCTATGGGTGGCATGGGCGGAAtgggcagcagcagcggtaTGCCCAGAAGTCCTTCCTATCCCTCATACAACGCCCCTTCGCAATCCAATACCAGTACCTACGACTCATACGAGGCggagaagaacaagtccTTCAGCAA ACCGTTGGCTCCTAAGGCCAAGGGTATGCAACTGGGtaagaagtccaagacaaCTGACATGTTTGAGCGAGTACGAGGTGACATGGGAGGCGAAATCGACGATTCACCTCTTGTCGCACCCGCACCCGTCCAGCATGCTGAAGCCGCCGAACCTCGCGTCTCGTCAACCCTTGATCGTGATGCTATCCACGTCACGATTTCAGAGGCTATCTCGGCCAAATTGTCTCGCGAGGGTGCTGTCAACTCCCTAGCTATCAGTGGTGATCTTGTTCTCCGCATCTCAGACCCTAGCCTGACAAAGATCAAGCTCGGCCTCCAAGCTGTTGCGTCACATGGTGTGCAGTTTCGTACACACCCCAACGTTGACCGAAATCTGTTCAACGGCTCCAAGATTATCCAGATGAGCAACACTGCACGTGGCTTCCCAGTCAACAATGCTGTTGGTGTACTGCGATGGAGGGCTTCTCCCAAGGTTGATGACGCCAGCGCATGCCCAATTACATTTACTGTCTGGATCAACAAGGAGGGGGTCAAGTACAACATAACGGTCGAGTATGAGTTGACTGGTAACGATGCCCTGAACGATGTTAGCGTCGTTATTCCCTATGCAGGTAGCGAGCCTGTTGTTTCAAGCTTCGATGCTAGCTATGATGTTTCTGGCGACGCTCTCGAGTGGACAATTGGCAACGTGGATGAGGAGAACCCCAATGGCTCATTCGAGTTCGAGGCCGAGTCCGGCGACGAGAATGATTTCTTCCCTATGACGGTTCGCTTCAACAAGAGCACACCATACATTGACGTTGAC GTTCGCTCCGCGTCTCttttggaagaagaagaggaagtgaCATTTtccaaggagatcaagtCTCACGCAGACAACTTCTTGGTAGAATAG
- a CDS encoding hypothetical protein (EggNog:ENOG41), whose product MTSALAIGTSFVITKKGLIQAEERHGFEGDGFVYLRNPLWWAGIATLGLGEVCNFAAYAFAPAILVTPLGALSVLIGAVLGSYFLNEELGTLGKLGSAICLIGAVIIVLHAPPDEEIETVDEILHYAIQPGFLLYAFAVVAFAVFMIYKIAPVYGRRNALIYLSICSTVGSISVMSVKAFGIALKLTFAGHNQFSHPSTYVFMILTAVCIVTQMNYFNKALASFPTNIVNPLYYVTFTTATLCASFILFSGFNTNDPVNTLSLLCGFLVTFTGVYLLNLSRGDPHGQRLTAGRGGSDATGTDMVSGLQTRLSMQARRSGDPSRHSMSSQRGDREGLIRAYDEEEAAGFALTDLASDSDEDVRHANGNGKASYDENIELDNRHKSGDR is encoded by the exons ATGACATCGGCCTTGGCGATTG GAACAAGCTTCGTTATCACAAAAAAG GGATTGATCCAAGCAGAAGAGCGACATGGCTTTGAAGGCGACGGCTTTGTCTACCTTCGAAATCCCTTGTGGTGGGCCGGTATTGCGACTC TTGGTCTAGGAGAAGTTTGCAACTTCGCCGCATACGCTTTCGCCCCTGCTATCCTCGTCACACCTCTTGGGGCTCTCAGTGTGCTCATTGGCGCTGTTCTTGGCTCGTACTTCCTCAACGAAGAGCTTGGTACGCTGGGCAAGCTCGGCAGTGCTATATGCCTGATCGGTGCTGTCATTATTGTTCTTCATGCGCCTCCGGATGAGGAGATCGAGACCGTCGACGAGATCTTGCACTATGCAATTCAGCCAG GTTTTCTTCTCTACGCCTTCGCCGTTGTTGCTTTTGCCGTCTTTATGATTTACAAGATCGCCCCTGTCTATGGCAGGAGAAACGCCCTCATTTATCTTTCCATCTGCTCCACCGTCGGATCCATTTCAGTCATGTCTGTCAAGGCTTTTGGTATTGCGCTTAAGCTTACTTTTGCTGGTCACAACCAGTTCAGCCACCCTTCGACATACGTTTTCATGATTTTAACGGCCGTATGCATTGTGACTCAGATGAATTACTTCAACAAAGCTCTTGCCAGCTTCCCCACTAACAT TGTTAACCCTCTCTACTACGTAACGTTCACCACCGCCACCCTCTGTGCCTCCTTTATCCTCTTCAGCGGATTCAACACGAACGACCCAGTCAACACTCTCTCGCTGCTTTGCGGATTCTTGGTCACTTTTACCGGCGTCTATCTCCTGAACCTTTCCAGGGGTGACCCCCATGGCCAAAGGTTGACCGctggacgaggaggaagcgaCGCCACCGGTACTGACATGGTTTCTGGTTTACAAACCCGTCTGAGTATGCAGGCGAGGAGGAGCGGCGATCCCTCACGACACAGCATGAGCAGCCAACGTGGAGACCGCGAGGGCCTCATTCGCGCGtacgacgaggaagaagctgctggtTTCGCTCTAACCGACCTCGCCTCGGATAGTGACGAAGATGTTCGGCACGCCAACGGCAATGGCAAAGCGAGCTATGACGAAAACATCGAGCTCGATAACCGCCACAAGTCAGGCGATCGGTGA
- the RPS3 gene encoding 40S ribosomal protein S3 (EggNog:ENOG41~BUSCO:EOG092647L7) has product MAHPGSQISKRRKFVADGVFYAELNEFFQRELAEEGYSGVEVRVTPTVTDIIIRATHTQEVLGEQGRRIRELTSLIQKRFKFPENSVSLYAAKVQNRGLSAVAQCESLRYKLLNGLAVRRACYGVLRFIMESGAKGCEVVVSGKLRAARAKSMKFTDGFMIHSGQPAKDFIDHATRHVLLRQGVLGIKVKIMRGSDPEGKAGPQKTLPDAVTIIEPKEEQAVLQPVSQDYGAKAAQAAQAAQDARVAEEEGGDEVQAVEQ; this is encoded by the exons ATGGCTCACCCCGGATCTCAGAT CTCCAAGCGGAGAAAGTTCGTCGCCGACGGTGTCTTCTACGCCGAGCTCAACGAGTTCTTCCAGCGCGAGCTCGCTGAGGAGGGCTACTCCGGCGTCGAGGTCCGCGTTACCCCCACCGTCaccgatatcatcatccgaGCCACCCACACCCAGGAGGTTCTCGGCGAGCAGGGCCGCCGCATTCGTGAGCTCACCTCGCTCATCCAGAAGCGATTCAAGTTCCCCGAGAACTCCGTCTCCCTCTACGCCGCCAAGGTCCAGAACCGTGGTCTCTCCGCCGTCGCCCAGTGCGAGTCCCTCCGATACAAGCTTCTTAACGGTCTCGCCGTCCGACGTGCTTGCTATGGTGTCCTCCGCTTCATCATGGAGTCTGGTGCCAAGGGTTGCGAGGTTGTCGTCTCCGGTAAGCTCCGTGCTGCCCGTGCCAAGTCCATGAAGTTCACCGACGGCTTCATGATTCACTCTGGTCAGCCCGCCAAGGACTTCATCGATCACGCTACCCGTCACGTTCTCCTCCGACAGGGTGTCCTGGgtatcaaggtcaagatcatGCGCGGCTCCGACCCTGAGGGCAAGGCCGGTCCCCAAAAGACTCTCCCTGACGCTGTCACCATTATCGAGCCCAAGGAGGAGCAGGCTGTCCTCCAGCCTGTCAGCCAGGACTACGGCGCTAAGGCCGCCCAAGCCGCTCAGGCTGCTCAGGATGCTcgtgttgctgaggaggagggtggCGATGAGGTCCAGGCTGTTGAGCAATAG